One Arachis hypogaea cultivar Tifrunner chromosome 2, arahy.Tifrunner.gnm2.J5K5, whole genome shotgun sequence genomic window, CTCACCATTTCTTGATAGGAATGATCAATTGTATCATGAATATCTTCCAATGTGTGAGGAGTTAAGAAAGGTTGATGGAATTTTTGTGAACACTTTTCTTGAGCTAGAGGCTAAGACAATCTTAgctctaagaagtggaaaaatatacAAGGTACCAATTTATCCAATTGGACCATTGATCAGGGAAGCTAAGAAGCAGAATTGTGACGATGAAAATAGAGATCATGTTATTGATTGGTTAGACAAGCAAGAAGAAGAGTCAGTGATATATGTATCACTTGGTAGTGGATACACAATGTCACATGAACAAATCAAAGAGATGGCTTTGGGATTGGAGCTAAGTGGGAAGAAATTTGTTTGGTCTTTAAGGCCACCATCCACAAAAGCCGGGAACGATCGTTATCTCACAGCAGGCGAGGATGCCGGATCGAATGGCGTCCCTAAAACTCGAGCATCAGTTAGTGCTTTCCCAGATGAATTCCACAAGATACAAAACAGGGGTTTGGTGATATTGGATTGGGCACCACAATTGGAGATTTTGAAGCATTCATCAATTGGAGTTTTTGTGTCACATTGTGGATGGAACTCAATACTAGAGAGTGTGTCATGTGGGGTTCCAATTGTTGGGTGGCCTCTGTTTGCAGATCAATTGATGAATGCAGAAACGATGGCTAAAGAAATTGGAATTGGAATTAGATTGAATGTGGCACAATCTACAAAAGTTGTTGGAAGTGAAGAGATAGGAAAAACTATATGCAAGATAATGGATAAGGAGGACATTGAAGGTTGTGCAATGAGGAAAAGGGTTAAGGAGCTTAAGCACATAGCAGAAAAAGCTTGGTCTCAAGATGGTCCTTCATTTTGTGAAATGACAAATGCATTTGTAAAAATAAGTCACACAAATGGGGTGTGATTAGTGACAACTCTAGTGTAAGATTTCTATGAAGAAATAAAATATTGATGAACATGTTTGCTTGAATTTTTTCTTTACAATTGTTGATCCCTTTTTTTGTTTCTGTTATGCTTGACTAACTAGGGAAATTGTGAATCCAGTAACcgttttaaattttacaaatgaaataaaattaaaactaaagcaGCAGCAACTACTTTCTGCTGTCAAATTTGACTTTTGAACGTgtttgtttatatttttcttttcaatgacACGAGCGAATCATTACTATATTccgttgcatgatgcatcattgtTTAAAGTAACAATTTATTGCTCTAGTCAAACGATTCCATATTAGTATAAAACaaacatttttaatttgaatagtCATTTTTTAGCCAATTTTTTTATCCGACCTTTGACGATTATTTTGAAGGACAAAGTGTTTTTTTGACAGAAAAAAAAGAGCTCCAGTCCCGGTCTCTTAACACAATGGGATAACATGATTTCTTCATCATTTTTATCGTTAATTCATAATGAAAATTACTTAGATGGCATGTTTGGGTGATAAGCCGGATCACAGCCAAATTAGTTAGGAACCTATTtgtctttaaatttaaattgatcatggacttatttatttttattttctctgacAAACAATATCGTTTTGAGGTCAAATTGGTTGAGAGTTTATTtatcaaaaacttatttttcataaaaaaaaatttaatataataatttttttaaaatcaaatttttattgttatgatattcattatattaatttttttaataaattattaactggACAGTATAAtaagtataaattaattaataaattgtttaaatttaaaatatgatttcTTATGAAATcaagtaaataattttaaatgaaatttttaaatatataaataaaaatgatgTAATTAAAAACAAAGGATACTAgcgaaaattaaaatataattaataaacttgtaatataatttaaagaaaagcaACTCtgtaaattagtaatatattacTAGTTTTTTTGGATtgtaattagaatttaaaatctcTTCTACTCTTTTGTAATAATTTCATCATAATACTTAATAAATGAGTGAATTATTAGATATTAAACAAGTAACATTCTTAatgcttaaaaaataataattttttatgattatttcatttaaaaacattcaaaaaattacacaataa contains:
- the LOC112728505 gene encoding UDP-glycosyltransferase 72D1, whose amino-acid sequence is MTITNSSTNHYHAALLCPPGMGHIIPFLKLAKHLVSHTIITKVTLFIASINNKSSKPQVETNILQSSMKQGLFDVIHLPPIDAPANANMGTKLAIIMKESIPFIYQEISTMTSPKPTILITELFGSLVLPIAEHFNMSKFVFWPSSAWNVALSLHTPTLDKVVEGEYTDQEEFIRIPGCNPISPCDLFSPFLDRNDQLYHEYLPMCEELRKVDGIFVNTFLELEAKTILALRSGKIYKVPIYPIGPLIREAKKQNCDDENRDHVIDWLDKQEEESVIYVSLGSGYTMSHEQIKEMALGLELSGKKFVWSLRPPSTKAGNDRYLTAGEDAGSNGVPKTRASVSAFPDEFHKIQNRGLVILDWAPQLEILKHSSIGVFVSHCGWNSILESVSCGVPIVGWPLFADQLMNAETMAKEIGIGIRLNVAQSTKVVGSEEIGKTICKIMDKEDIEGCAMRKRVKELKHIAEKAWSQDGPSFCEMTNAFVKISHTNGV